From Oreochromis niloticus isolate F11D_XX linkage group LG1, O_niloticus_UMD_NMBU, whole genome shotgun sequence, a single genomic window includes:
- the cyp2r1 gene encoding vitamin D 25-hydroxylase, giving the protein MISIKSPSLTPVPCAQALLGVGCLAFALLAFMLVRQLVKQRRPPGFPPGPSPIPVIGNIFSLATEPHVFLKKQSEVHGQIFSLDLGGILTVVLNGYDCVRECLYHQSEVFADRPSLPLFKKMTKMGGLLNCKYGKGWNEHRKLACSSFRYFGSGQKLFEKKISEECMFFVDAIDEHKGKPFNPKHLVTNAVSNITNLIIFGQRFTYDDRNFQHMIEIFSENVELAVSGWALLYNAFPCIEYVPFGKHQKLFRNAAEVYNFLQEVINGFSQGRVPHVPRHYVDAYLDELEQNAGHHGSSFSNENLIYSVGELIIAGTETTTNTLRWAMLYMALYPNIQERVHKEIDSVLSNGRAPTLEDKQRMPYVEAVLHEILRFCNIVPLGIFRATSQDAKVNGYTIPKGTMVITNLYSVHFDEKYWNDPGVFSPERFLDSSGNFVRREAFLPFSLGRRGCLGEQLARMEMFLFFTTLLQRFHLQFPPGTVPTVTPKLGMTLQPKTYYICAIRRQQKAPCSGHTPFYK; this is encoded by the exons atgatttcaATAAAATCACCGTCTCTGACGCCGGTGCCCTGCGCGCAGGCTCTGCTCGGTGTGGGCTGTTTGGCTTTCGCCCTCCTCGCGTTCATGCTGGTTCGCCAGCTCGTCAAGCAGAGAAGACCCCCTGGTTTTCCTCCCGGTCCATCTCCCATCCCTGTGATAGGCAACATTTTTTCTTTAGCCACCGAGCCGCACGTCTTTCTCAAGAAGCAGAGTGAAGTTCACGGACAG ATTTTCAGCCTTGACCTGGGAGGCATCTTGACTGTGGTGTTAAATGGATACGACTGTGTGAGAGAGTGCCTTTACCATCAGAGTGAGGTGTTTGCTGATCGGCCATCACTACCTTTATTCAAGAAAATGACCAAAATGGGCG GGCTTCTTAATTGCAAATATGGCAAAGGCTGGAATGAACACCGCAAACTGGCCTGCAGCTCTTTTCGTTACTTCGGCAGTGGCCAGAAACTCTTTGAGAAGAAGATCTCGGAGGAGTGCATGTTTTTTGTCGATGCCATCGATGAACACAAGGGAAAGCCCTTCAACCCCAAACATCTTGTGACCAACGCAGTGTCCAACATCACCAATCTGATCATTTTTGGGCAGCGTTTTACCTACGATGATCGCAACTTCCAGCACATGATTGAGATATTCAGTGAGAATGTGGAACTAGCAGTGAGTGGCTGGGCCCTCCTCTATAACGCCTTCCCTTGCATTGAATACGTGCCCTTTGGGAAACACCAGAAGCTCTTCCGCAATGCTGCTGAGGTTTACAACTTTCTACAGGAGGTTATAAATGGTTTCTCACAGGGCAGAGTGCCCCATGTGCCACGCCATTATGTTGATGCCTACTTGGATGAGTTGGAGCAGAATGCAGGACATCATGGGTCCTCCTTTTCTAATGAGAATCTCATCTATTCAGTGGGGGAGCTTATTATTGCTGGTACAGAGACTACAACTAACACTCTGCGCTGGGCCATGCTCTACATGGCTCTGTATCCCAACATACAAG AGAGGGTGCACAAGGAGATCGACAGCGTGCTGTCCAATGGGAGGGCGCCCACTTTGGAGGACAAACAGAGGATGCCATACGTAGAGGCTGTGCTGCATGAGATTCTTCGCTTCTGCAATATTGTACCACTTGGGATTTTCCGTGCTACGTCCCAAGATGCAAAAGTCAATGGGTACACAATCCCCAAAGGGACCATGGTGATCACAAACCTCTACTCGGTGCACTTCGATGAGAAGTACTGGAACGATCCTGGTGTTTTCTCACCGGAGAGGTTTCTGGACAGCAGCGGCAATTTTGTGAGGCGCGAGGCTTTCCTTCCATTCTCCTTGG ggaGGCGTGGGTGCCTGGGTGAACAGCTGGCTAGAATGGAGATGTTCCTCTTTTTCACAACTTTGTTGCAGAGGTTTCATCTTCAGTTCCCTCCAGGAACTGTCCCAACTGTCACTCCCAAGCTGGGCATGACCTTACAGCCCAAAACTTACTACATCTGTGCGATCCGCAGGCAACAGAAAGCTCCCTGCTCTGGACACACTCCTTTTTACAAGTAG
- the calca gene encoding calcitonin/calcitonin-related polypeptide, alpha — protein MIMFKLWTLFLAYALIICQMYVSEAAPTRTSKESMSDGVTLSNDDAQRLLRAMKEFMQITSEEQAQQTADGNNLDRPMSKRCTGLSTCVLGKLSQDIHKLQTHPRTDVGAETPGKKRSLFEQYENYSNSYNCNATAQKRACNTATCVTHRLADYLSRSGGLGYSNFVPTNVGAQAFGRRKRFISV, from the exons ATGATAATGTTCAAGCTGTGGACGCTTTTTCTTGCTTATGCGTTGATCATTTGCCAGATGTATGTCTCAGAGGCAGCTCCAACTAG AACCAGTAAGGAATCCATGTCAGATGGAGTCACATTATCAAATGATGACGCCCAAAGGCTGCTCAGAGCTATGAAGGAGTTCATGCAGATAACTTCAGAGGAGCAAGCCCAACAAACAGCTGATGGGAACAA CTTGGATAGACCCATGTCTAAGCGCTGCACAGGCTTAAGCACTTGTGTGCTGGGAAAACTCTCCCAGGATATTCACAAACTACAAACCCATCCTCGCACTGACGTGGGAGCAGAAACACCCGGCAAGAAGAGAAGTCTATTTGAGCAATATGAAAACTACAGCAACTCTTACAATTG CAATGCAACAGCACAAAAGCGGGCATGCAACACAGCCACCTGTGTAACCCACCGCCTAGCAGACTATTTGAGTCGGTCTGGGGGACTGGGATACAGCAACTTTGTTCCCACCAACGTTGGTGCCCAGGCCTTTGGCAGACGGAAGCGGTTCATCTCTGTGTGA